The proteins below come from a single Campylobacter sp. CCUG 57310 genomic window:
- the csx20 gene encoding CRISPR-associated protein Csx20 → MKTLFILMNHSLTKEQEKDALENLNIDNFVVISDENWSNIDPSNKSILNSIESYKEKLKEKSKNGDLLLVQGDFGATYAMVNFAKNIGLKPIYATTCRIVTEQLENGRLVIRREFKHERFREYE, encoded by the coding sequence GTGAAAACTCTTTTTATATTAATGAACCACTCACTAACAAAAGAACAAGAAAAAGATGCCTTAGAAAATTTAAATATAGATAATTTTGTGGTTATAAGTGATGAAAATTGGAGCAATATAGATCCTTCCAATAAAAGCATTTTAAATAGTATTGAAAGTTATAAAGAAAAACTGAAAGAAAAGTCAAAAAATGGCGACTTGCTATTAGTGCAAGGGGATTTTGGTGCTACGTATGCCATGGTAAATTTTGCTAAAAATATCGGACTAAAACCCATCTATGCAACCACCTGCAGAATCGTTACCGAGCAATTGGAGAACGGTAGATTAGTAATCAGGCGAGAGTTTAAGCACGAGAGATTTAGGGAGTATGAATAA
- a CDS encoding RAMP superfamily CRISPR-associated protein, producing the protein MERFLAHVIIRTNTPLKVGGGDSDLFCDAPVQRDWNGLPMILGTSIAGVLRSAIESEDKKFADEIFGSKDEKNTNKQFGSKLIVSNALLVVNKDGKVCEDLLLDKGSFLSFFDDLPIREHVSINNKGVASEHGKFDEEIVFKGTKFKFSFEFDSLEDDFKKILNTLFDNTLRLGGGGSKGFGKFSVDSIKWGKVYLSSYSSSLNDDVLLNDFTDQKNINERFIKYELSLTPDDFFIFGSGIGDDESDQAPMMEKTIDYEKMPLSDEKILIPASGIKGALSHRTAFHYNKFMLSNNGDYQKVGEENKAVREIFGYKKDGNGGRKGRILISDCFKEFCEDMDTKVFDHVSIDRFTGGAIDGALFQEKTIGVKSYNVKFVIRILVKPPQSMDDDLKRFKDAVNAFENALLDVAEGLLPLGGMTTKGHGFFSGEVIKNGVRMERKNEKN; encoded by the coding sequence ATGGAAAGATTTTTGGCACATGTAATTATACGGACAAACACTCCGCTAAAAGTTGGCGGCGGCGATAGCGATTTGTTTTGCGATGCACCTGTACAAAGGGATTGGAATGGTCTACCTATGATACTTGGCACATCGATTGCTGGAGTTTTAAGGTCTGCCATAGAGAGTGAGGATAAGAAATTTGCGGATGAAATTTTTGGCTCAAAAGATGAGAAAAATACAAATAAGCAGTTTGGCTCAAAGTTAATCGTATCAAATGCTCTTCTTGTAGTAAATAAAGATGGAAAAGTTTGCGAAGATCTTTTGCTTGATAAAGGAAGCTTTTTATCATTTTTTGATGATTTGCCTATTAGGGAGCATGTCTCTATTAACAACAAAGGTGTTGCATCAGAACATGGCAAATTTGACGAAGAGATTGTATTTAAAGGAACTAAATTTAAATTTTCATTTGAATTTGATAGTCTTGAAGATGATTTTAAAAAGATACTAAATACTCTTTTTGATAATACGTTGAGACTTGGAGGAGGAGGCTCTAAAGGATTTGGAAAATTTTCGGTAGATAGCATAAAATGGGGCAAAGTTTATCTAAGTAGTTATTCAAGCAGTTTGAATGACGATGTATTATTGAATGATTTTACCGATCAAAAAAACATAAATGAAAGATTTATAAAATATGAATTATCACTTACTCCTGATGATTTTTTCATATTTGGAAGCGGGATAGGAGATGATGAATCGGACCAAGCGCCTATGATGGAAAAAACAATTGATTATGAAAAAATGCCTTTGAGTGATGAAAAAATTTTAATCCCTGCAAGTGGCATAAAGGGTGCTTTATCACATAGAACCGCCTTTCATTATAATAAATTTATGCTTTCTAATAACGGTGATTATCAAAAAGTGGGCGAAGAAAATAAGGCCGTAAGAGAAATTTTCGGATATAAAAAAGACGGCAATGGAGGCAGAAAGGGAAGAATTTTAATTAGCGATTGTTTTAAAGAGTTTTGCGAAGATATGGACACAAAAGTATTTGATCATGTAAGCATAGATAGATTTACAGGTGGAGCTATAGACGGAGCTTTGTTTCAGGAAAAGACAATAGGAGTAAAAAGCTATAATGTTAAATTTGTTATAAGGATTTTAGTAAAACCTCCTCAAAGTATGGATGATGATTTAAAAAGGTTTAAAGATGCCGTAAATGCTTTTGAAAATGCTCTTTTGGACGTAGCCGAGGGTCTTTTGCCTCTTGGAGGAATGACTACGAAAGGACATGGATTTTTTAGCGGTGAAGTTATAAAAAACGGCGTTAGGATGGAGCGAAAAAATGAGAAAAACTAA
- a CDS encoding RAMP superfamily CRISPR-associated protein, with product MTLRYELKFFDYWHAGSGLSGGAALDSYVIKDDRGLPYMPGKTIKGLLREMAELFWNQDSIDKCFGKQSNNYGQDSDDTVMGECYFSNAVLEEGVAKEIVSNNLAHNLFEVVSSTRIDENGVAIDRSLRDIEVVVPVVLHGNIDIAQEHVHDMKKAMDMIKRAGLNRNRGLGRCKFVIKG from the coding sequence ATGACTTTAAGATATGAGCTTAAATTTTTTGATTATTGGCATGCCGGTAGCGGACTAAGTGGCGGCGCGGCACTTGATAGCTATGTGATAAAAGATGATCGCGGACTTCCTTATATGCCCGGCAAAACCATAAAAGGACTTTTAAGAGAGATGGCGGAATTGTTTTGGAATCAGGATAGTATCGATAAATGCTTCGGCAAACAAAGTAATAATTACGGTCAAGATAGTGACGATACTGTGATGGGAGAATGCTATTTTAGTAATGCCGTACTTGAAGAAGGCGTAGCAAAAGAGATAGTGTCAAACAATCTCGCACATAACCTATTTGAAGTAGTATCTTCTACTAGAATAGATGAAAATGGAGTTGCTATCGATAGGTCTTTAAGGGATATAGAAGTAGTCGTGCCCGTTGTGTTGCACGGTAATATAGATATTGCCCAAGAGCATGTACATGATATGAAAAAGGCAATGGATATGATCAAGAGAGCCGGACTAAACCGAAATCGCGGACTTGGTAGATGTAAATTTGTTATAAAAGGATAG
- a CDS encoding TIGR03986 family CRISPR-associated RAMP protein — protein sequence MITAPYNFVPLNDKVFYPSWADKISHDVPFEDGESGVIELEITAQSPIFIRNHYAVGDTFYEVKTDGGIKKYSTEFCHFKKENGQKEFYIPATTMKGAIRNVLEIMSFSRIRIDEEKHKKYLSVRDMTNRHLLAGIADGCGFLVKQGDEYIIFDCGKVVTVNLQKEKEYESIKKYQYGKDKYEKFGFLNEIKFSEHQNQKKKFITRGTLGGNKKAFLVFTGDIQNKKHEFIFCENQRKIPLDRSVFKNFEKVYFENKNAIDGQFLKDKFEKGNKIPIFYKQEKNGGKITHIGLTQIFKIAYNKTIFEAARQSNTKENGVDLSEAIFGFVKKDKALKGRVYFSHFKSANAQFDQEQECVFGSPKESYYPNYLEQYGKEGVVHSYQTLMDKDAKIRGYKRYPLRKGLLQLSQSDDRNQDVKTKFKPLKQGAVFKGKVVFHNLKKFEIGALLSAITFHGEQDRMHNIGLAKSYGYGKISIKAALINLRFTQDIYIEEFENQMNEFHSDWIKSHQIKELFAMADSTKCKENNVLRYQKLDPKNNNKSINEFAKDKDNKRFLMPYSQDKIEVNTNIYKERENKRNKMKPNSKNPKNKSYNKKPESKSFGNHIDFSLFNKV from the coding sequence ATGATAACAGCACCGTATAATTTTGTCCCGTTAAACGATAAGGTTTTCTATCCTTCTTGGGCGGATAAAATAAGTCATGATGTACCTTTTGAAGACGGAGAAAGCGGAGTTATAGAGCTTGAAATCACGGCACAAAGTCCAATATTTATAAGAAATCATTATGCAGTCGGTGATACATTTTATGAAGTAAAAACAGATGGAGGTATTAAAAAATATTCAACTGAATTTTGTCACTTTAAAAAAGAAAACGGACAAAAGGAATTTTATATACCAGCCACAACCATGAAAGGTGCAATTAGAAATGTTTTAGAGATAATGAGCTTTTCTAGAATTCGCATAGACGAAGAAAAACACAAAAAATATCTCAGCGTTAGAGATATGACAAATAGGCATCTTCTTGCCGGCATTGCTGATGGCTGTGGATTTTTAGTAAAGCAAGGTGATGAGTATATAATATTTGATTGTGGAAAAGTGGTTACCGTCAATCTACAAAAAGAAAAAGAATATGAAAGTATAAAAAAATATCAATACGGGAAAGACAAATATGAAAAATTTGGGTTTTTAAACGAGATAAAATTTTCAGAGCATCAAAATCAAAAAAAGAAATTTATCACTAGAGGCACTTTAGGAGGAAACAAGAAAGCATTTTTAGTATTTACGGGCGATATACAAAATAAAAAACATGAATTTATTTTTTGTGAAAACCAGAGAAAAATACCATTAGATAGAAGTGTATTTAAAAATTTTGAAAAAGTTTATTTTGAAAATAAAAATGCTATAGACGGGCAGTTTCTGAAAGATAAATTTGAAAAAGGAAACAAAATACCTATTTTTTATAAACAAGAAAAAAATGGAGGCAAAATAACACATATTGGCTTAACTCAAATTTTTAAGATTGCTTACAATAAAACAATATTTGAAGCGGCAAGACAAAGTAACACTAAAGAAAATGGAGTTGATTTGTCTGAAGCGATATTCGGTTTTGTTAAAAAAGACAAAGCTTTAAAAGGTAGAGTATATTTTTCACATTTCAAATCCGCCAATGCACAGTTTGATCAAGAACAAGAGTGTGTTTTTGGTTCCCCAAAAGAAAGTTATTATCCTAATTACTTAGAACAATACGGTAAAGAAGGAGTTGTCCATAGTTATCAAACTTTAATGGATAAGGATGCCAAAATAAGAGGATACAAAAGATATCCTTTGCGCAAAGGATTGTTACAATTAAGTCAAAGTGACGATAGAAACCAAGATGTAAAAACAAAATTTAAACCTCTTAAACAAGGTGCGGTATTCAAAGGCAAGGTAGTATTTCACAATCTCAAAAAATTTGAAATAGGAGCTCTTTTAAGTGCTATAACATTTCACGGAGAACAAGATAGAATGCATAACATAGGTCTTGCAAAGTCTTATGGATATGGAAAGATAAGCATAAAAGCGGCTCTCATAAATTTGAGATTTACTCAAGACATATACATTGAAGAATTTGAAAATCAGATGAATGAATTTCATTCTGACTGGATAAAATCTCATCAAATTAAAGAGCTCTTTGCTATGGCAGATTCCACTAAATGTAAAGAGAATAATGTTTTAAGATATCAAAAGTTAGATCCAAAAAATAACAATAAGTCGATTAATGAATTTGCAAAAGATAAAGACAATAAGCGTTTTTTAATGCCCTACTCACAAGACAAGATAGAAGTTAATACTAATATATATAAGGAAAGAGAAAACAAAAGAAACAAAATGAAGCCAAATTCAAAGAACCCAAAAAATAAGAGTTATAATAAAAAGCCCGAAAGTAAAAGCTTTGGCAATCATATTGACTTTAGCTTATTTAATAAGGTCTAG
- a CDS encoding M20/M25/M40 family metallo-hydrolase, which translates to MKQEELAQFLDELKQLTQIESHTSHIEGVNSVAKWFIDKANSLGLKHKIIKLNSDKVADCLLISNDPEVQNFDILFVGHMDTVFPIGWGKDVPFKENDGKINALGVIDDKAGALLSLYVIKDLDLSKLNVAVFLNSHEETGSNFTKEQIREYAKKSKYCLVMEPAREDGSMVATRKGMIAYTIEFHGVSAHAGNHPERGRSAVVEAANFIVELSKLTDFSAGHTFNAIMTNGGTAQNVVPDFASVNFEMRYKFASSVGFCKQKLDEILSKPFVQGVTHKITLTNDEGPMIDEVNLPKIKAVFDEVAKESGVKVSWVDAGGLSDGNIASSAGCPTIDGLGPTGGNMHSKSEYLVVDSVVPKCNLILDVIKKIV; encoded by the coding sequence TCGGTCGCAAAATGGTTCATAGATAAAGCAAATTCGCTAGGATTAAAGCATAAGATAATCAAGCTTAACAGCGACAAAGTGGCCGATTGCCTGCTGATATCAAACGATCCTGAAGTGCAAAATTTCGACATACTTTTTGTGGGGCATATGGATACGGTTTTCCCTATTGGCTGGGGTAAAGATGTACCTTTTAAAGAAAATGACGGCAAGATAAACGCACTTGGCGTGATAGACGATAAGGCGGGCGCTTTGCTATCTTTATACGTCATAAAGGACCTTGATCTAAGCAAACTCAATGTGGCTGTATTTTTAAATTCCCACGAAGAAACGGGCTCAAATTTCACAAAAGAGCAGATAAGAGAGTATGCCAAGAAGTCAAAATACTGCCTCGTGATGGAGCCTGCCAGAGAAGACGGCTCGATGGTAGCAACCAGAAAGGGTATGATAGCTTATACTATAGAATTTCACGGAGTCTCGGCACACGCAGGAAATCATCCTGAGCGGGGTCGCTCGGCGGTAGTTGAGGCGGCAAATTTCATAGTTGAGCTTTCTAAATTAACTGATTTTAGCGCGGGACACACCTTTAACGCCATAATGACAAACGGCGGAACCGCGCAAAACGTAGTGCCTGATTTTGCTTCGGTAAATTTTGAGATGAGATATAAATTTGCCTCTTCGGTTGGGTTTTGTAAGCAAAAGCTGGATGAAATTCTAAGTAAACCCTTTGTGCAAGGCGTAACGCATAAGATAACCTTAACAAACGACGAAGGCCCTATGATAGATGAGGTAAATTTGCCAAAGATCAAAGCTGTGTTTGACGAAGTCGCAAAAGAAAGCGGAGTCAAAGTAAGCTGGGTCGATGCGGGAGGATTAAGCGACGGCAATATCGCATCTTCGGCGGGTTGCCCTACCATAGACGGGCTTGGACCGACAGGCGGCAATATGCACTCAAAGAGCGAGTATCTAGTCGTGGATTCGGTAGTGCCAAAATGCAATCTGATCTTAGACGTCATTAAAAAGATAGTATAA
- the csx2 gene encoding TIGR02221 family CRISPR-associated protein, translating to MSKILISSIGAGDKRSGNYRLSNYSMDGKIYKDKKFIADVLCEHIKIDKLFLIGTKKSIWDAVYKEFGGSDEDEFKIYEAKENNEVIKYIPVVTEQIDKKLGVSGSKCFIIEYGIDEEQLWSNFNQFLKIFDEITKDDEVYLDITHSFRSLSLMSFVMSEFYANTRDYNLNIGGVYYGMIDIMSENDNIAPIVDLKMFFELLEWSKAIKNLKKFGNGYDLMLLVNKSQQPERIINSYTDFSYALSMSDVSAIQKSIKSLNSQIFDLNYTNNTILKIVSKDIKEFIDIFKKEKISDLQLELAEWYSSNKNYAMSYLTLAEAVLSLVCEQNHKDPLNRDNREDAKNTLVKYAKQRYGDDRKKLAEKYLKINSIRVNIAHKLDQENQRSKSNPRDSVNNLPGYIQSIKNMKKYHFEMDRS from the coding sequence ATGTCTAAAATTTTAATAAGTTCTATAGGAGCAGGGGATAAAAGAAGCGGTAACTATAGACTATCAAATTATTCTATGGATGGAAAGATATATAAAGATAAAAAATTTATAGCGGATGTTTTGTGCGAACATATTAAAATAGATAAGCTCTTTTTGATCGGAACAAAAAAATCTATTTGGGATGCTGTATATAAAGAGTTTGGAGGTAGTGACGAGGATGAGTTTAAAATTTACGAGGCGAAAGAAAACAACGAAGTCATAAAATATATTCCTGTGGTAACAGAACAGATAGATAAGAAGTTAGGCGTAAGCGGTTCAAAATGCTTTATCATAGAGTACGGCATTGATGAGGAGCAGCTTTGGTCAAATTTTAATCAATTTCTAAAAATTTTTGATGAAATTACAAAAGATGATGAAGTTTATCTTGATATAACTCATTCTTTTAGATCTTTATCTTTAATGAGTTTTGTTATGAGTGAATTTTATGCCAATACAAGAGATTATAATCTAAATATCGGAGGTGTCTATTATGGAATGATAGACATAATGTCAGAAAATGACAATATAGCGCCCATAGTAGATTTGAAAATGTTTTTTGAGCTTTTAGAGTGGTCAAAAGCTATTAAAAATCTAAAAAAATTTGGCAATGGATACGATCTAATGCTACTTGTGAATAAATCTCAACAGCCTGAAAGAATAATAAATAGTTATACCGACTTTTCTTATGCATTGAGCATGTCTGATGTAAGTGCTATACAAAAAAGTATCAAGTCTTTAAATAGTCAAATTTTTGACTTAAACTATACTAATAATACAATATTAAAGATTGTGTCTAAGGACATCAAGGAATTTATAGATATTTTCAAAAAGGAAAAAATATCTGATTTGCAGCTAGAGCTTGCAGAGTGGTATTCAAGTAATAAAAATTACGCGATGTCATACTTAACTCTTGCCGAGGCTGTTTTAAGTCTCGTTTGCGAGCAAAATCATAAAGATCCGTTAAATAGGGACAATAGGGAGGATGCAAAAAATACACTAGTCAAATACGCAAAGCAAAGATATGGGGATGATAGAAAAAAGTTAGCAGAAAAATACCTTAAAATAAATAGTATTAGAGTTAATATAGCACATAAGCTTGATCAAGAAAATCAAAGGTCTAAGTCTAACCCAAGAGACAGCGTAAATAATCTTCCTGGATATATTCAAAGCATAAAAAATATGAAAAAATACCATTTTGAAATGGATAGGAGCTAA
- a CDS encoding TIGR04423 family type III CRISPR-associated protein, with protein sequence MRKTKDEILNYIKSLDGYEGYIQKLGSKISEDDIFFKRGINVNLQPNEYIYEAHFFSKNENKSILIRQINDSWIVDEVDLSKINLKNEDNLQEFWSKFGLKIKMAQIWEEENDELCEGLPVFKLKKAVFAGFADDEKDER encoded by the coding sequence ATGAGAAAAACTAAAGATGAAATTTTGAACTATATAAAAAGTCTTGACGGGTATGAGGGGTATATCCAAAAACTTGGTAGCAAAATATCCGAAGACGATATATTTTTTAAACGTGGTATAAATGTAAATTTGCAACCAAATGAGTATATTTATGAGGCTCATTTTTTTAGTAAAAATGAGAATAAAAGTATCTTAATCAGGCAGATCAATGACTCTTGGATTGTGGATGAAGTTGATTTGAGCAAAATCAACTTAAAAAATGAAGACAATTTGCAAGAATTTTGGTCAAAATTCGGTCTTAAGATAAAAATGGCTCAAATTTGGGAAGAGGAAAATGACGAGCTTTGTGAAGGATTGCCTGTATTTAAATTAAAAAAAGCGGTTTTTGCCGGTTTTGCTGATGATGAAAAGGATGAGAGATGA
- a CDS encoding WYL domain-containing protein produces the protein MSSKIYSAENILYIIKRLNENQTIYIKRLNEEMNWNMSERNMVRYFDTIESVFPKLFTKGKDEKGIYYKPNHSDFIKLNPSSLAITAITYSLMSKREIGRIFSILENKSKKAIKKEMKEIDQCYRFITRPFENIDSEIMKKIEECIKNKIEIALIYDNTLVKEKKIVRPYKIIFIDENFYLACLCNGEFNMLRISFIKNLKAGSKFKYIKSKVDDFIENGLQTSFSDYNSFIGNNLITVKLKISKRVARYFTHKKKFFDSQRIETLESGEKIATYEITNFKEIMPFIKKWIPDVEVIEPKELRKQILKDIKEYHKNNLLYK, from the coding sequence ATGTCTAGTAAAATATATTCCGCAGAAAATATTCTTTATATTATAAAAAGGCTAAATGAAAATCAGACGATCTACATAAAAAGATTAAACGAAGAGATGAATTGGAATATGAGTGAAAGAAATATGGTTAGATATTTTGATACTATAGAGTCAGTTTTTCCAAAATTATTTACAAAAGGAAAAGATGAAAAAGGAATTTATTATAAGCCTAATCATAGCGATTTTATAAAGCTTAATCCATCTTCTTTGGCAATTACGGCTATAACTTATAGTTTAATGTCAAAAAGAGAGATTGGTAGAATTTTTAGTATATTGGAAAATAAATCCAAAAAAGCCATAAAAAAAGAGATGAAAGAGATAGATCAGTGCTATAGATTTATCACCAGACCGTTTGAAAATATAGATAGCGAGATCATGAAAAAAATAGAAGAATGTATTAAAAATAAGATAGAAATAGCGCTTATTTATGACAATACATTGGTAAAAGAAAAGAAGATAGTAAGACCATATAAGATAATTTTTATAGACGAGAATTTTTATTTGGCTTGCTTATGTAACGGTGAATTTAATATGCTTAGAATATCGTTTATAAAAAACCTCAAGGCAGGAAGTAAGTTTAAATACATCAAAAGTAAAGTTGATGACTTTATAGAAAATGGCTTACAAACATCTTTTAGCGATTACAATAGTTTCATAGGAAATAATTTAATAACAGTAAAACTTAAAATTTCCAAAAGAGTTGCTAGATATTTTACGCATAAAAAGAAATTTTTTGATAGTCAAAGGATAGAAACCTTAGAAAGCGGAGAAAAAATAGCAACATATGAAATAACAAATTTTAAAGAGATAATGCCATTTATCAAAAAATGGATTCCTGACGTAGAGGTTATTGAACCAAAGGAGCTAAGAAAACAAATTTTAAAAGATATTAAAGAGTATCACAAAAATAATCTTTTATACAAGTAA
- a CDS encoding lipopolysaccharide assembly protein LapB encodes MINYTLQQIFGKNKIWAGVLATVMGFFSDVCQPLAPFSKYLFFASIIVTCVLFLAYIALSSLRERVLPVIVFSVFSALATGAMYGLQKIDDQGDEKGFLAAYIPIFEDIQKSLGIISQDISEIKKDTTDIKTSVKTVDEKIDKLIDGIGKQSGIVPSPKTAQEFYHNARIYELNGDYANARKAYIKYFTFDDQKLDPHIRFQKFLKIQEGKASAKELYNDMFGSSTRQIDQYARILLEDAKEKSEYLLNFIKQNPDFAPAYYELARQYSKAVLGEQSLNDKKLEKDHISKFLELNDKGKLARYFIDKEELDSQIKYAKERKAELDKIDESVFKNPISVDRIHTNSSWQLSINITDKPAEIFYRIDGLGDFISTGYIDAMTYQGSRKIPQKMVRISNKADSVKEFIEFKYIDQNGKESEIFKYEWLNKTADGETLDPKAQNDIRILKQTQTYWFTKESRRAPWIEGDTNYYLYFSHLFSYADGIEKIEYGIDSDDVNTVLEKPYSTDSDKNLLKVDHKFNKIVVRVYFKDGTDSGVVEYKF; translated from the coding sequence ATGATAAATTATACTCTACAGCAAATTTTTGGCAAAAATAAAATTTGGGCGGGCGTTCTTGCTACGGTGATGGGATTTTTCTCGGACGTATGCCAACCGCTTGCTCCTTTTAGCAAGTATCTGTTTTTTGCAAGCATTATCGTAACTTGCGTGTTGTTTTTGGCATATATAGCTCTATCAAGCCTTCGAGAAAGAGTCTTGCCCGTTATAGTATTTTCCGTATTTTCCGCACTTGCGACAGGAGCCATGTATGGATTACAAAAGATTGACGATCAGGGAGATGAGAAGGGATTTTTAGCGGCATATATCCCGATTTTTGAAGATATACAAAAATCGCTTGGAATCATCAGCCAGGACATATCTGAGATAAAAAAAGACACTACCGACATCAAAACATCGGTTAAAACAGTTGATGAAAAGATAGATAAGCTAATTGACGGTATCGGCAAACAAAGCGGCATAGTCCCAAGCCCTAAAACAGCGCAAGAATTTTATCACAATGCCAGAATTTACGAACTAAACGGCGATTACGCAAATGCCAGAAAGGCTTATATTAAGTACTTTACATTTGACGATCAAAAACTTGATCCGCATATAAGATTTCAAAAATTTTTAAAAATTCAAGAGGGAAAAGCCAGCGCTAAAGAGCTTTATAACGATATGTTTGGCTCAAGCACTCGCCAAATAGACCAATATGCAAGGATACTTTTAGAAGATGCGAAAGAAAAGAGTGAGTATCTTTTAAATTTTATTAAACAAAATCCCGACTTCGCACCCGCTTACTACGAACTGGCTAGACAATATTCAAAAGCCGTTTTAGGCGAGCAAAGCCTTAATGATAAAAAGCTTGAAAAAGATCACATCAGCAAATTTTTAGAACTAAACGATAAAGGCAAGCTGGCAAGATATTTTATCGATAAAGAGGAGCTGGACTCTCAAATAAAATATGCAAAGGAAAGAAAGGCCGAGCTTGACAAGATAGATGAAAGCGTCTTTAAAAATCCCATTTCAGTAGACAGAATTCATACGAATTCGTCCTGGCAACTAAGCATTAACATCACAGATAAGCCGGCTGAAATTTTTTATAGGATAGACGGGCTGGGCGATTTTATAAGCACCGGCTATATCGATGCAATGACATATCAAGGCAGCAGAAAAATACCCCAAAAGATGGTTCGTATATCAAATAAGGCTGACAGCGTAAAAGAATTTATAGAGTTTAAATACATCGATCAAAACGGGAAAGAGAGTGAAATTTTTAAATATGAGTGGCTTAACAAGACCGCAGACGGAGAAACTCTGGACCCAAAAGCCCAAAACGACATAAGAATTCTTAAACAAACTCAAACTTATTGGTTTACTAAAGAGTCGCGCAGAGCACCTTGGATAGAGGGCGATACAAACTATTATTTATATTTTTCGCACCTGTTTTCTTATGCGGACGGCATAGAAAAGATAGAGTACGGCATCGACTCTGACGACGTAAATACCGTATTAGAAAAACCATATAGCACGGATAGCGATAAAAATTTACTCAAAGTGGATCATAAATTTAATAAAATTGTCGTTAGAGTGTATTTCAAAGACGGTACCGATAGTGGAGTTGTGGAGTATAAATTTTGA
- a CDS encoding GGDEF domain-containing protein, which yields MTTYSKSKKSLQSSSRTPFYFWLILVGFLIHVVFEFIFVYNGNKLMMTYNIISIIVFGGALKFLQRHQKIAVLTCFIEATVFITISTINLGWHMGFQTWFVPFIILSITVPFKERGVFYSLGIIQSILYIYLYFSANLKIPILQINSADDLLVRLNIIFAFILIFFVERVLKISKAMEMVFLKNEIEHIKNIVKTDELTGLTTRRQMNDILKNIDMTQEKNEGNFYLIFGDIDHFKAVNDTYGHECGDVALAEISAILKNECRVNDIISRWGGEEFLILIKSAGKEDKLSKEKVEKILNRIRKKIEQKIIKYKDIRFSVTITFGGVSSLNFNNIQDMIRAADEQMYIGKKSGRNRVVIQ from the coding sequence ATGACAACTTACAGTAAGAGCAAAAAATCTTTACAAAGCTCCTCTAGGACTCCATTTTATTTCTGGCTTATTTTAGTTGGATTTCTTATACATGTAGTGTTTGAGTTTATATTTGTATATAACGGCAATAAGCTGATGATGACTTATAATATCATTAGTATAATCGTATTTGGCGGGGCTTTGAAATTTTTACAGCGCCACCAAAAGATAGCCGTACTTACCTGTTTTATAGAAGCGACCGTTTTTATAACCATTTCAACGATAAATCTAGGCTGGCATATGGGCTTTCAAACTTGGTTCGTGCCGTTTATAATCCTTTCCATAACCGTTCCTTTTAAAGAGCGCGGAGTTTTTTATTCGCTAGGAATTATTCAATCGATCCTATACATATACTTATACTTTTCAGCCAATCTTAAAATCCCTATACTGCAGATAAATTCAGCCGATGATCTGCTAGTTAGGCTTAATATAATCTTTGCATTTATACTTATATTTTTCGTAGAGAGAGTGCTTAAAATTTCAAAAGCGATGGAGATGGTATTTTTAAAAAACGAGATCGAGCATATAAAAAATATCGTAAAAACCGATGAGCTTACGGGGCTTACGACAAGAAGACAGATGAACGATATACTAAAAAACATCGATATGACTCAAGAAAAAAACGAGGGAAATTTCTATCTGATTTTTGGCGATATAGATCACTTTAAAGCGGTCAATGATACTTATGGACATGAGTGCGGAGATGTCGCACTGGCCGAGATATCGGCTATTTTAAAAAACGAATGCAGAGTAAATGATATAATCTCTCGCTGGGGCGGAGAGGAGTTTTTGATACTGATTAAAAGTGCGGGCAAAGAGGACAAGTTGAGTAAAGAAAAAGTCGAGAAAATTTTAAATCGTATCCGCAAAAAAATAGAGCAAAAAATCATAAAATACAAGGATATAAGATTTTCGGTAACCATCACTTTTGGAGGAGTGAGCTCTTTAAATTTTAACAATATCCAAGATATGATTAGAGCGGCTGACGAGCAGATGTATATAGGTAAGAAAAGCGGAAGGAATAGAGTCGTCATACAATAA